In the genome of Vicia villosa cultivar HV-30 ecotype Madison, WI linkage group LG7, Vvil1.0, whole genome shotgun sequence, one region contains:
- the LOC131617866 gene encoding ABSCISIC ACID-INSENSITIVE 5-like protein 2, with product MGIQTMGSQSNGQQSCLPANQLVKQNSWYGLTLDEVNNLLGDLGKPLGSMNLDELLQNVWTAEGNNVVGIEREHVSSSSCSLQRQASMTLARALSGKTVDDVWREIQHGQKKQYGDDEKIVDREMTLGDTTLEDFLVQAGLFAGASDSSTAGLDSMDAVIPQSFQQKTGLLSSSSISSMSDAKPGRRRDTSDAYEKALERRLKRKIKNRESAARSRARKQAYHNELVTKVTRLEEVNIQLKKEKEFEQGLPPEPSQEPRYRLRRISSALF from the exons ATGGGGATTCAAACAATGGGTTCTCAAAGTAATGGGCAACAGTCTTGTTTACCGGCTAATCAGTTAGTTAAACAAAATTCATGGTATGGTCTTACTCTTGATGAGGTTAACAATTTACTCGGAGATTTGGGGAAGCCGTTAGGGAGCATGAATCTCGACGAGCTTCTTCAGAATGTATGGACTGCGGAAGGGAATAATGTTGTAGGGATAGAGAGGGAGCACGTTTCTTCTTCGTCATGTTCTCTTCAACGTCAGGCTAGTATGACGTTGGCTCGGGCTTTGAGTGGGAAGACGGTGGATGATGTATGGAGAGAAATCCAGCATGGTCAGAAGAAACAGTATGGCGACGACGAGAAGATTGTGGATAGAGAAATGACTCTTGGTGATACGACATTGGAAGATTTTTTAGTGCAAGCGGGGCTTTTCGCGGGAGCTTCTGATAGTTCGACAGCGGGGTTGGATTCAATGGATGCAGTTATTCCTCAGAGTTTTCAACAGAAAACAGGCTTGTTATCGTCTTCTTCTATTAGTAGTATGTCAGACGCGAAACCAGGTCGCAGAAGGGATACCTCGGATGCATATGAGAAGGCTCTCGAAAGGAGGCTGAAAAGGAAAATCAAGAATAGGGAATCTGCCGCGCGATCACGGGCGAGAAAACAG GCTTACCATAATGAACTGGTTACCAAGGTTACTCGACTAGAAGAAGTAAATATACAGCTCAAGAAAGAGAAG GAGTTCGAGCAGGGGCTACCACCAGAACCATCACAGGAACCAAGATATCGTCTTCGAAGAATAAGTTCCGCCCTTTTCTGA